One window of the Anoplolepis gracilipes chromosome 9, ASM4749672v1, whole genome shotgun sequence genome contains the following:
- the Fitm gene encoding acyl-coenzyme A diphosphatase FITM2: MTTGKRRSIHTSPGNAGTGSGLRSNRMNFRPSFTQQEDRGGTRPTAAPSSIGLILITMLLHVCKKSLLFDTRLKVAIYCGTIFLISLIADFITMPRTYFSRSDNALNQYFVKWSWGWLLSVIVPWVALTAHTVGCGRRPILLRHLARVALATIAWLAWTKLFNYIETNFGRCLGTRSNLMQSKAKCLQSGKFWSGFDISGHTFILIYSSLILAEEGSSLVGWEGIKDLVMREEHTRSTPTETSRGPLRNLSDDDLEFLKKAHRALTPYLRGLFVAMTLQQLLWDIMLVSTILYYHIMIEKFLGGVAAVITWYVTYKWWYKLPRIGLPSPGDGLFKYNEAKTQTNPDLNVRTRRTTLNGTNQPKFMGMPIRTMNQETAESSTTNRQTDLDVSTPRVRE, encoded by the coding sequence ATGACAACGGGTAAACGACGAAGCATCCACACGTCACCCGGGAATGCCGGGACCGGTAGCGGTTTACGCTCGAATCGGATGAACTTTCGGCCGAGTTTCACTCAGCAGGAGGACCGCGGCGGTACCCGGCCGACCGCGGCACCGAGCTCCATCGGTCTCATCCTCATCACCATGCTGCTACACGTGTGCAAGAAGTCACTGCTGTTCGACACTCGGCTCAAAGTGGCGATCTACTGCGGCACGATATTCTTGATCTCGCTGATCGCGGACTTTATCACGATGCCACGTACTTACTTCTCTAGGTCGGACAATGCCCTGAATCAGTACTTCGTCAAGTGGAGCTGGGGCTGGTTGCTCTCTGTGATTGTACCCTGGGTCGCTCTGACCGCGCACACAGTGGGCTGCGGTCGCAGACCGATCCTGTTACGACACTTGGCCCGTGTCGCTCTCGCCACCATCGCCTGGCTCGCCTGGACGAAGCTGTTCAATTACATCGAAACCAATTTTGGCAGATGTCTGGGTACCCGCAGCAATCTTATGCAATCAAAGGCAAAGTGTCTACAGTCGGGTAAATTCTGGAGCGGTTTTGACATATCTGGTCACACATTCATCCTGATCTACTCCAGTCTGATACTCGCCGAAGAAGGCTCCTCCCTGGTGGGATGGGAGGGCATCAAGGATCTGGTAATGCGTGAGGAGCACACGCGATCCACGCCAACCGAGACGAGCCGTGGTCCGCTGCGTAATCTCTCCGATGACGATCTTGAATTCTTGAAAAAGGCGCATCGAGCGCTCACTCCATATTTGCGTGGCCTCTTCGTGGCGATGACGCTGCAACAGCTACTGTGGGACATTATGTTGGTGTCAACGATACTATACTATCACATCATGATCGAGAAATTCCTCGGCGGCGTGGCCGCGGTTATTACGTGGTACGTCACGTATAAGTGGTGGTACAAGCTGCCCAGGATCGGCTTGCCGTCTCCCGGCGATGGTCTCTTCAAGTATAATGAGGCAAAAACTCAGACGAATCCAGATCTCAACGTGAGGACGAGACGTACTACTCTGAACGGCACCAATCAACCAAAGTTCATGGGAATGCCGATCAGAACGATGAATCAAGAAACTGCCGAATCGAGTACAACAAATAGACAAACAGATCTTGATGTATCTACCCCGAGAGTGAGAGAGTAA